One segment of Polyodon spathula isolate WHYD16114869_AA chromosome 20, ASM1765450v1, whole genome shotgun sequence DNA contains the following:
- the LOC121295629 gene encoding transcription initiation factor TFIID subunit 9-like encodes MAAPKVVPKDAQVMTQILKDMGITEYEPRVINQMLEFTYRYVTTIIEDAKIYSTHAKKSNIDADDVRLAIQCRMDQSFTSPPPRDFLLEVARQKNQTPLPLIKPYTGPRLPPDRYCLTAPNYRLKSLQKKVSSSAGRISVPRLSVGAMSSRPSTPTLGTPVSQSVTLTTKVGTPVSLSGQRFTVQIPSSQSSTVKSAMPSTPTVQNVLIKPSLIGSKNILITTSMVSSQSSANESNALKRKHEDEDDYDTL; translated from the exons ATGGCGGCGCCGAAGGTTGTACCGAAAGATGCGCAG GTTATGACCCAGATTCTGAAGGATATGGGTATCACAGAGTATGAGCCAAGAGTAATTAATCAGATGCTGGAGTTTACCTACA GATATGTAACAACAATAATAGAAGATGCAAAGATCTACTCAACCCATGCCAAGAAATCAAACATTGATGCTGACGATGTGAGGCTAGCTATCCAGTGCCGAATGGACCAGTCGTTCACGTCACCTCCTCCTAGAGAT tttcttctAGAGGTTGCAAGACAGAAGAATCAGACTCCTTTGCCATTGATTAAACCTTACACTGGACCCAGACTCCCGCCAGATAGATACTGCTTAACAGCCCCGAACTACAGACTGAAGTCCCTGCAGAAGAAG gtctcgTCGTCAGCAGGAAGAATCTCTGTACCTAGACTGAGTGTTGGAGCGATGAGCAGCCGCCCCAGCACACCCACACTGG GTACGCCTGTATCGCAGTCAGTCACGCTCACCACTAAGGTAGGAACACCTGTGTCATTGTCAGGGCAGCGCTTCACAGTCCAGATCCCTTCATCACAGTCTTCAACAGTGAAATCAG CTATGCCCTCCACCCCTACAGTTCAAAACGTGCTCATCAAACCCTCCTTGATCGGCTCCAAAAATATTCTCATCACAACCAGCATGGTGTCGTCACAAAGCTCAGCCAACGAGTCGAATGCTTTGAAGCGGAAGCATGAAGATGAGGATGATTACGACACTCTGTAA